One Glycine max cultivar Williams 82 chromosome 1, Glycine_max_v4.0, whole genome shotgun sequence genomic window, CCCCCTATTTGATCACTTAacttatataaattttctttttggttcattttgaGGTTTTGTTAATGATGGAATTAGTGAAAAACCTCTGGTGGTTTCTCTTTCTTCAGGTCATGACAAGCAGAACAGGGATAGCATTTGCAGTCGTGCTTGTAGAGATTTGCCAGGGTCTTCAGTAGAAATGGACAATAAAATACCTAATAACCAAGCAAGTACCAACCCAATTTCAACACCCCTCCTTTATGTAACCTTGACGTGGAAGTTATACGGAATCTTCCCTCGGAAGTATTTTCAGAATTAAAGGAAATTTACAGAGGGAAGTTAATTGATTATATTGCTAACAGGAAAAGCACAAGTGAGAATTCTAGCCCTTCAGGCAACTCATTTTTGGAGCAAGGTAAGCTTTTCTGTTTCATTAGTGTAACCTGCTTAGGACATATACTCAACTCAAATTTCCATACAtgctttcaaattatttttgttggcAGCAATAAAAAAGGAAGAGGAACTTTCCTATTCGAAGCCGGTTCCTCAAAACAATCCATTATCAAAAAATAAGGTAATTATTTTTCCCCTATTTTATTACATCTTATCGTATCTATGTATATGTTAAAATCGTTAATTTTATACAATGAtgatatgataattaatttttaacaaatgatataaattaatatatgttgATCTTTTAAACAATGAtgatatgataattaattttacgtGCGTAGCAGCGTAGGGCAGAAAGTTGTGGAaaccattttatttgtttactatatatatgtgtatttgaTGGCTTTATGCTTTATGCTTTATGCTTGAATTATGAAATTCTAAGTGGTGCTTATATCTAAGGGGTTACTTGAATGTTTTACTcatgtttatatataataatatttaatcttttaaaattttgctcTCGCTTttgcttttatatattatttaattaattaattcaaaataattaaattcaattttgctAGTACTTTGACAAGTATctatttcattataaaaaatactaccGATAATACTGTTTCTTagtaacattttaatttattgaaaattataaatttgagttttgaagGCGTGTACTATAATTACTTCAGCATAGGTAGTTTGTTCTGTACATCAGTAGTGCCATTTTGTTcctaaaatgaatatttttggaGTTTGTATCATTTTATCTATTCTAGATTTTTAGTGCTTTAGATGGTGGCTGAGTTGATCATTGAGATACTATAAGCCAGTGTAacacactactaaaaaagtAATGTCTGAAGTTTGGCTTTTGGGCCCTTAACTATTTTGTGCAACACACTACCAAAAAAAGTAAGTAGCAGTGACTAACCTATTTCAATTCAAACAACTGTTTAAATccatttgaattgattttgtcCTATGGCCTACAAAAAAGTAAGTAGCAGTGACTAACCTATTTCGAACATTCTTAACAccttttctaataattatttcaagaaTTCATATAACACATAGCTTGAGTTTGAAGCAAAagtagcattttaaaaaaagttgggTGAAAAAGGTTTCCCAAAATGTGTTTGTTATTACCAACTGGAGCATAACGaatgatttcaattttttcaggAATGGCTCAACCTTGCTTTTCTGTTCATTTGTAATTATAATGTTCGGAATCTGGATTGAATTGCCGATCTTACGGGATGTGGATGGAAAATGTAATAGATAAGGAAATTCTTAGCTGAAACCTGCAATCCTGTGCCAAATCTTTCTGCTTCCATATACAGCACAGAGCTTTGCAACAGATTAAGAGCCTTCCTCATATATTGTCCACCAATGGGCCCATCATCACCTGTGGCAGAACTTGTTATTGCCACATCAGATTTTCAGAGATATCTTGTACGCTGGGGTATTGGGTAAGTGCTATTATGCTTTTTAGTTGGAGAGACTAGGAGTATAGCCCTGTTTAAGTCCTAGAACGAATCCCTACTACTACGCAAGTCTAACTTGCTGTATTTCCTTCTTAGTTCCATCAAAGGTGGAGTAGATGCAAAAGAGTTGTTCCATTTGTATATTCTTGTTTGGATACAAGATAAACGTCTATCTTTGTTGGAGTCGTGCAAATTAGATaaggtatttatttttaacatatcacAATAATATTGTCATATTCCATTTTGTGTCTTTAGGACTTCATCATATTCCCTTTAGGTGATCTAGGTTTCAATGAACCATTTGATTTTGAAGGATACTTCAAAACTGGTCATATGTTAACTGCTGCATCACTTCAGTAGTAAATTGTTTTGTGACAGTGGGGTTGTCTTAAATCTAAATGCTGTTGCAGGTGAAATGGTCAGGAGTTAGAACACAACATTCTACTACTCCCTTTGTTGATGATATGTATGAGCGGCTGAAGGAGACATTGACAGACTACGAGGTCATCATTTGTCGTTGGCCATAATATACCTTGGTCTTAGAGAATGTATGCCAATTCCTATTATTTCTTTCCCCCTGTGAATTCCAGATGTTATTCATTTCCATTTTCATCTTTTGATCTCTCCTATAAGCAAATACctatgataagtttttttttttttttttaaactattgcTCATAATAAAAAGGCATATTTTAGCACTGGAGTTTTTATTCCTTGATTCTAAGTGTCTTATTGTATGAGATGGACAAAAGATTGAAGGatgagtttgatttttattttttttgaaaaaaattggcGACAGGTCGTTGCTAATATTGAAAAGGCCATTGTGGAAGCTTTAGACAAACAATATGCGAATGCATTATCTCCTCAAAGAAAGCATGGGTCCTAAGAAATTTGGGCTTAATAAATATGTCCAAAAACTTGCCAAACAATCTACATGTGCCTATGTGGTTCCTGATGAGGTGAGTTGAATTTCTGAAAAACTCAAGTGTTCTTCTGGcttgtatatattttgtttttgtttttttgataaGCAAATGTTTTATAGTTTGATGGATGTTCTGGTGTGTAGGATATATAggaattcattttacttttgaaAGTGCTTCAAACTACAAAAGGTTTGAAtaattgatattgattgcataaagtttatttaatttcatattgtAATGTGTGTTTATTCCTTGAATTTTTGACGTTTCAAGTTTGTGATGAtgaataccaaaaaaaatttatccaagaacaaaaataaataaaataacaaaaaaatgcatTCTAGATCGGTTCTTGGAAGACCGTCGTAGAATTAAtgtcattctacatcggtcaatGCCAAGGGACTGTAGTAGAATAAAAGCCAATCTACATCGGTCCAACCAAACGGTCGTCGTAGAATTAACGCCATTCTACAATGGTCGTGGCCAAGGGATCGTAGTAGAATAAAAGTCAATCTACATCGGTCGAACCAAGTGACCGTCGTAGAATTAACGTCATTCTATGATGGTCTTTGCGACCGTCATAGAACACCTACCCCCTTTTAACGACGTCTTCTACAACGTCAAtccataaccgatgtagaatgcacCTGCTGTAGTAGTGCAATAACATTAATTGCTATGCAGCGTTTGGCCAGGTGGATGTTACCGTGCATACACTACTAGTGTTAACTTTGGCCAATGTAAGATGACTCTAATTTGAAATTAGCATCAGTTTAGGCTAAGGCACTTATCTTATTTGTACATCTTATGTTACGGAATTTACAGTTTTATTGcctttaaattttactttattgcttttttgattcatactttttttctttcacttacATCAAATACTTTTTCTAGTAATTTGGAAAGCTTTAGTTGAGAAGTAAATTTCCCTTCTCGAACATTAATCGTTTGgtatttattttagaatcttATTAGAGTGTTAATCAATTTGATCTACAAGAAACTTTGAAATCCCATGAATTTAAATTagcataaattttataacaaattttgtgtaaatcaaaataaaagtcaCGTAAAATTCTTAAACAAAATTCAGCaagaaaaatatcaacaaataGACAAAATCCTAATAGTCGGTGACCAAATAGTCTGTGATTCACACACGAGAAGAATGACGGATGCAGTTGGTCCAATATGGAGAAAGGGGAATTGCGTAAAACACAAACCTATTCTATTTAacttcttgttatttttttcttccaataaattaaaatgatgagataaaatcatttttaaccaaattttaatatttagagCCACAttgttattagaaaaaaaaatcatttttctttaaaaaagtcTTCAAAATTTAGGTGCGTATAATTAAAAACATCTTTTAAATGAGGTTTTTAGGgtcatcaattttattttatttttcctatgcAACAAAATTCCacacattaatgataaataCACACAACGTACCATTCCACACTATGGAATTTTGTATTGAGGTAGGGGGGCCTTTATCCCCATATACCTTTTCTTTTAATGAGCATAAACTTTTCTTCAATGATATCATAGGTTGTGAATCAAAAGAGACCGCATGGATTCAAAGTGCACTTTGGGGCTCCTCTTATCTCACATTTGTCTTTTGTAGGTGATAGCATTATTTTTGCAAGAGCCAATGGAGAGGAAGCAAAACACTTGGCTGAAATCTTGAAAACCTATGAAGCTTTTTCTGGCCAAAGGATCAATCTAGAGAAATCTTAGCTCTCTTGTATCCAAAATGTGTCTAGTACCAGAATTGATGAACTTGATAAGTTATGGGGTAAAGGCAGTGGAGAGACATGTAAATTATTTGGGTCTTCCAACCATTTTGGGGAGATCAAAGACTCAAGTGTTTAATTTTGCTAGAGATAGAGTTTGGAAGAAGCTGAAAGGTTGGAAGGAGAAGACGTTTTCAAAAGCAGGATGAGTGGCCTAATAAAGTCAGTGGTGCAAGCTATTCCTTCCTATGTGATGAGATGTTTCATGCTACCAAAGTCAACATGCAATCAAATTGCACAAAAGATGGTGGCCTTGGTTTTAAAATTGCACAAGCTTCCTAAAGAACACTTTTGGAAAAATAGTGATGAAGGTTAATGAAAAATTTGGAATCCCTCTTTCCCAGAGTGGTCAAGGAAAAATGCTATCCAAGGACATCAATATCATAACCACAAAAAGTTTTCCAGCCTAGTTATGCATGGTCAAACATGTGGGGTAACTGGTGGGTGATAAATAAAGGGGGAATTTAGAGGATTGGTGAAGGAAGGACAATTTGTGTGTGGAAAGACAACTGGGAAGTTATgatggatgatgatgatgtgatAAGAGACAATATTTCTCAACTTATAGATGAGAACACCACTATGAGTTGTCTCTTTAAAGAGGAAAAGGTCTTAGAAGGTAAATAAGTGGTTCGCGTACGCTACTGCACAAAAAATTCACTCTATTCTTTGCTGAAAATTCATAGAAAATGAGAATTATAGTGTCAAATTCGGATACCAATTTGTGTTCAGTAAGGAAGTACCACGATTCCATCAACAAGTACAAGATGGGCACTCGCAATACAGAAGCCTTATGCTTTAGGTGGGTGATGAAGGTGTCGGTTGAGATGGTTTTTCATAATGGGTTGTTCAAAACTAATAGCCAAAGAATTTTCTTTGAATGGAAGAAGAAAGGAAGCTATAGACAAAGAAACTATTTTGGTGGTGTTGTGGAAGATTTTCGTAGTGTATTCATGCAAATACCAGTTGTAGGCTTGATTTTTACTAGAAGAGCGAGCAATGTATTGGCAGACTCCTTAGTTAGGCTTGCTTTTATATATCATACTATGTACTGGTTGGAGGAGCTACTTGTTAGTCGGttaatacaactaacttttgtgtaagaagctgttgtaaattgtatacaactcctcccatttatagttctttttggtggtattgtaattactttttgttaatataggtaATCAATACTCAATATCccaattttgtgtatttaatgatcattccaTTTCAATTTCAGCTAAAATGGGCAAGATTGGTGAAGTGGAGAATTTATTGATTCACTAAGCCGTTTCACATGCTGAGCGAGTAATCTGCTAAGCGCGACGTCCGCTGGCTGAGCGCATAGAAGACTctagaagaaggatgagctataCAAAAGCGTTGAGCGAGTgtcaactcgctaagcgcactgcTTGCATCCTCCAGGTTGAGCGAgaagactggcgctaagccaaaaGCCACTTATGTGTGCTAAGCGAGCGATGATATCACTAAGCGCATGGCTGCCTACAGGATTGCCTATTTAAGCTGAAATCTCGAATTTGGAGAGAGGATGGTGAGTTTTTTTTaggttgtttttagtttttagttttggcTGTGGAGAGACTGAGAGATATCTGAGCTTGATGAGGAAGCCATCTTGCGGAGCTTTGGATGaaattttgagtgattgtgaggtttctagaggtggaggagacaccTCCACTACTTGTATATCTTcagtctttcattttctcttttcattgttgtaaaaggagcttccctgttatggagagctaaatccttagttggttcttcctatggggtacttgatgtaaatactttcatatttatctaatgatgttttatgtgttcactgtgctatcagtacttaATTCTAGTGTgcctttgccttgatcacgcaactccatgcttagttagggtcactcaacattgggaaatggtttgatccttagaacctGATAGGATGGGGCTAGCTTATCGTATTTTCGTGAGACATCGGGGTATGATAACTTAGTTTTTGGTATGttatgtcttaatgcggttctggttaagtttagttcaacaagagacatctaaggacgatgcttgattaggattaggctaaacatgcgCGAGACATCGGGTTagtagtccaggagacaacatagaatACAGGAACATTGTTAGGTAGATAACATCATTAGTAACACCAGTCCACccagtaggaagaccaacaaGTTGTCTATCTATCTTCACACACCACTACTCACCTTTACTTGCTTTTGAATAggttagtttacatacttgtCCATACCACACACCAAACTTTTATCACAAGACACTCGATACTCGATATTCACTTACCGTTATATACTACTTGAGCgatccggtacacttgccggCCTTCGACCAAGTTTCTAGTGCCGTTGCCagggaacttctttctatttggaaagtttagtttagtttttaaGTGTCTATTTGTTACTCTTTTATTActtgtgaatatttgtttttgtttatttttggtttcttcttgaattggatAACCGCTGTTTCTATCGGTGTTttgtatgcatagatctcctacAGGTAATCtagttcctctcgatttggaaATTGAAGCCACTTTAAGAAGGAACAGAGCCGAAAGGAGAATGAAATTGTTGCAAGACAGGGCAGTAGCTTCCATtttagaagaagaagttcaatcCTCTGTTTTCTCACAGTTTTGAACAATAACTTCATTTCTCAGTGGATTCTTATGAAATTTGTCAAATAGAAATATCTTTACTTCTATTTTCTAGATTGGGCTCACACATCACCAGAAGATAACCATGCAGAGAGAACTAACCATTTTATCAAAACATGttttagcaaaaaaataatagacTCCTCTGCACATGCTTCCTCTtacttaaattattttcctAACTTACTTagtgaattaaaataatagtgacTCCAACTTTTAAAGCTTATCATATCTATTTTTATACATGTTCACCATATACACAGATGATTTCCAAATTGCTCCCAGTTCATCAATTAATTAGCATAGGTCATAACAAAACGTTCAACACAAGTGTCATTTTACACAATTTATAGTAAATTCATTTCTCATCccaaaatttaagttttatacaTGAAAACATAAGTCCCAAATGTATACTTtaagaatataatttattttcatcataAGAGAATCCTTAAATTCAAGTATCAATTTTCGTGTAGTATGTGCAACAACATATTAAACAACTTGAGTACACAAATTTTAACACCAACAACATAGTTGTAAATTTCAAGCATCATAACTTTCAATTGTGCAAAGCAATCATCATAAAACAAGTCTTCAACATATATACATTTAGGATCAATCATTTCCCAAAAGGATAAACTCATAACAAACATTTAACATCATTTATCCATTGTCTACACAAATTCCCGTAACACAAAATAGTCCCAAAAAGAgcattaaaacacaaaattttggtaCCGAATGATTCTAGAAATCAACCCTAGCAAGTTTATATCCAACCCAATGTTTTCCAGCCCATAGAACTGAATTTTGAGgtctaaaaatgaaaataaacccTCCAATTTTAACTTCAACAAAAACAATACCATAAACCACATAAAAACTCAATTTCTCAACACATAGAAAAATAATCCAAAGGTCACAATGACCCACTTCATAGAGCCATGCTCCATAACAACACAAATAACGTGAGAAGAGATACAAAACCCCCTATACCTCATAAGCACCAACTTGAAATGCAACAAAAATGGGCTTCCCTTGTAGAgcatcctcttcctcttcagCACACTTGAAATTGAATGGATGCATCTTTGTGGTTGTGGAAAAATTTTAGACAGAAGTTAGAGAAGGAGGTAAGAGAAAATGGTCATGAAAATAAGAGTGTGAGAGATGAGAgagacttttaaaaataaaaataactcccCTCCCCCTATTAATGGTCGGTGCCCCCTTCTATGACTTAGGggcaaaattttgattttaattgggCCCTTATAAGGCCCAATTAGGGTTAGGATTAGGGTTCCCAAATGCTTTTGGTCATACAATTTCTAAATCactaattacatttaaaaatgttaatttcactaattaaaatcattataaacCGATAAGCAAACTATTTGTACAATTAAAACCctaattttcctttcttaacaAAAGTTGCACATATTTACCACCATGCCATAATGAGTTGAGTGAGTTAGCTCCTTCCCATTGACTCTAGTAGTCTTAGGTTGactttctatatttttactagaaaatgagtcttttttttcttactttccatttaattataatctattattattataataatttaattatttcttttctaggttattattactattataacTAGATCTACAAACTAAAGACAACTAAAGAAATTTGGGATTCATTGAGCATCAACTATGAAGGAATAGAAGATGTTCAACTGAGAAAGGTTGTCACTCTAATGTGACACTATGAGAGCTTCTCCATGAAAGAAGGAGAATTTGTGGATGACATGTGTAGAAGACTTCAAACAACGGTTCTGAAGATTCCATAGATGATGAAGTAGCTCTCATGTCCAGGAAGTTCAAGcaaatgatagaaaaaaaaggaaatttccaaCATTCCTCTAGTAGAAATGACACAAGATTCAAGAAGAAATACAAGGAGGAAAGCAATGGATCATCTGCTTTGAATGTTGATAACCTGGACATATGAAGGTTGAGTGTCCTCAgctgaagaagaaaagatattatggtgccaaaaaaagaaaaggttaatGTTCACCTAGGAAGACTTAAACAATGAGAAGAGTGGCAATTCAGAAGATGAACACACCAACATTTGTTTGATGACAGATACTGACAACAAAGTTAAGGTAAAAACTTGCTTTGAATTTGATATCTCTTCATCATTAGACAATGAAGAAGAAATGGCTTATGATGTCCTTCTTCGTAATTGtcatattatttatcattagtacaaaaagtataaagaaaaatataaaacatctaTGTTTGAAAATGTTGAgctgaataaatcaaatgatGTTCTGGAGAAGAAAATTCAGATTCTGGAAGAGAATCTGATCCAAACCAGAAAGACAAACAAATCCTCTATAGTTGAAAAACAAAGAGAGGAGGTAGCTTGTCTTACTAAAGACTTTGGGAAGTTTTTGGAAAGCTCAAACACCTTAACCGTCCTTTTAAAATTCTATCAACATCCTTTTGATAAGTCTAGTCTTGGTTTAGACCAAATTACCTATTTGatcctttttcttatttcttggttcaatttgatcttttatcttTCAGAAAGTTTATTTTGGTcctatatgttttaaaaaaatgatcaaattgtTCTTTTTGTCAGTGCAAACTTAatgtcattaataaaataaagatattgatGGTTAAAAGTTGCAACAAAATGTATGTTTTCCCCTTcatcttcctttttttcttctcccttatccttcttcctcttcatcttcttctcaaATTtctcacacacaaaaaaaatcaaacactcCAATGCTAGTCCATGCCCAACATCTGAAACATCCACACCACCCTAACCTCCCCCTTCCATCATTTCCCATCATCCAGCGATGTCAACTCCAAATGCCGATTTTATCATCACGCCGCCTCTGCACCCCAACATCATACTTCCTCTACATCCCTCCACCATGGCCTTTTTCTTTGTTCTCAAAGATGCTAGCCCCGACCCCATGACCGTCGTCTCCAGCTTCTTTGGCTCCGATGCCTCCAGGGATTGCCGCTCCTTCTCACAACTCCTTGTCAGTGCATGGCCTCCTCGATCTGTATTTCTTCAAAAGAAACTCTTCGATATAATTTCTAACCAGTCACATTACCTTCATTTTTAGATCTATTTTGTAATTTCTTCAAAAGAATCTCTTGGATctgatttttgtatttatttttaatttattcaattttttgtttttcaatttctatGGTTTCTTTGTTCTTGAtttcttatatttgttttataatttcttcAAGGGAAACTCTTGGATttgattgttgttgatgttttgGATGTAGGAAGAGTGATGGTTGTGGGAGGTGTGGAAGGGATCGACGAAGGAAATCAGAGAGGCAAAGTGGAAAGAGAGGGAAGGGAAATCAGGGAAAGGAAACAAATggagaaaaaagaatttgatttcTAAATCTATGGACCTGTTGTTGCTTTCATTGTCAGTCGTTGTCGTTgtcaatggagaagaagaaaaaagtgaagAACGGTA contains:
- the LOC121174840 gene encoding uncharacterized protein, yielding MGPSSPVAELVIATSDFQRYLVRWGIGSIKGGVDAKELFHLYILVWIQDKRLSLLESCKLDKVKWSGVRTQHSTTPFVDDMYERLKETLTDYEVIICRWP